A window of Numenius arquata unplaced genomic scaffold, bNumArq3.hap1.1 HAP1_SCAFFOLD_996, whole genome shotgun sequence contains these coding sequences:
- the LOC141477705 gene encoding olfactory receptor 14C36-like, with the protein MSNSSSITRFLLLTFADTRELQLLHFWLFLGIYLAALLGNALIITTIACDHHLHTPMYFFLLNLSVIDLGCISTTVPKAMANSLWDTRAISFAGCVAQLFLFVFFISAEFSLLTIMAYDRYVAICKPLHHGTLLGSRACVHMAAAAWGSVFLYTVLHTANTFSLPLCQGNAVDQFFCEIPQILKLSCSDSYLREVWLLVVSVCLAFGCFVFIVVSYVQIFRAVLRMPSEQGRHKAFSMCLPHLAVVSLFISTGMVAYPKPPSISSPSLNLFLSFQYSVVPPVLNPLIYSLRNKELNDALRKLMTASFSEAAVKFPSSFAHHS; encoded by the coding sequence atgtccaacagcagctccatcacccggTTCCTCCTCCTGAcgtttgcagacacacgggagctgcagctcttgcacttctggctcttcctgggcatctacctggctgccctcctgggaaacgcactcatcatcaccaccatcgcctgtgaccaccacctccacacccccatgtatttcttcctcctcaacctctctgtcattgacctgggctgcatctccaccactgtccccaaagccatggccaactccctctgggacaccagggccatctcctttgCAGGATGTGTTGCCCAgctctttctgtttgtctttttcatttcagcagagttttctctccTCACCATCATGGCATACgaccgctatgttgccatctgcaaacccctgcaccacgggaccctcctgggcagcagagcttgtgtccacatggcagcagctgcctggggcagtgttttcctctacactgtgctgcacacggccaatacattttccctacccctctgccagggcaatgctgtggaccagttcttctgtgaaatcccccagatcctcaagctctcctgctcagactcctacctcagggaagtgtggcttcttgtggtcagtgtctgtttagcatttggttgttttgttttcattgtggtgtcctatgtgcagatcttcagggccgtgctgaggatgccctctgagcagggacggcacaaagccttttccatgtgcctccctcacctggccgtggtctccctgtttatcagcactggcaTGGTTGCCTACccaaagcccccctccatctcctccccatccctgaaccTGTTCCTATCATTtcagtactcagtggtgcctccagtactgaaccccctcatctacagcctgaggaacaaggagctcaatgATGCCCTAAGGAAACTGATGACCGCTtccttctcagaagcagcagtgaaattccCATCTTCTTTTGCACATCACTCGTGA